The window CTTAATCCTGTAAAAAAAATTAGAATGACTCTAAATTACATAGACACAAAAAACTCAAACAGTTTTCATCTCATAAAAACAAGAACACAGATAAAAACAGAGTTTTTAAAAAATCCTGCTTACAGACTTTTTGTGAATCTTAATGAAGAAGATTTATTTAATAAATTAATAGAGAAAGTTAAAAACAAGGAATCCTTTTACACATTGTCTTTAGGACTTTCAAATCTAATCGCTAACTTTAAGTTTGTGGATATTTCAGAGGCAGTTCCTATCGATAAAACAGAATATGTAAATTCTACAATTCTTTCAAAAAATGTAAAAAATATAGAAATCCAAGAAGGAAAAAGATATTTCAAAGAGAAACTTCCATTAGATATGAACACAGATAGAGAAGTTTTAAGATATGAAGATGTAATAATGGAACTGAATGGAAATAAATTAGAAGGAAGTTTTGAAAATTGTTATAAAGTTAGGAATTCTATAATTTCTTTCGTTTAAAGTTTCGCTTTACAATTGATAGCAAAGATACTATATTTAGCATTATAAAAAGTACTGTAAAGAGGTTTTTAGATGGTATTATCTGCTAATGATTTAAAGACAAAAGGGATTTCATTTGTTGAAAAGCTTATTAAAAAATATAATGAAGTTTTTATTACTGTAAGAGGCAAAAAGAAGTTTGTTATTCTTCCTATTGAAGAATATGAGAAATTAAAAGAAGCCGAACTTGAAAAAATTATTAGAGAAGCAGAAGAAGATTATGAAAAAGGAAGATATATAAAAGAAACTGCTGAAGAACATTTTAAAAAATTAGGTATATAGTTGTATGCTCTTGTTTTTACTGAAACTTTTCAAAAAAGAGAAAAAGAGTTCCTAAAAAAACATAAAGATCTAATTCCAAGATATAAAAAGGTTTTAAGACTTTTAGAGCTAAATCCTTATCATCCTTCATTAAGATTACATAAATTAAAAGGAAAATTTAAAGACAAATACTCTGTTTCTATAACAATGAGTTATAGAATAATTTTAACATTCGCTATAGTAGAAAAAGAAATAGTTTTAATCGATATAGGTCACCATGATGAAGTTTATTAATTCAAACATTCTCTCCCATCCTGATAGACTTTTAGAAGATCACGTATCACAGGTAGTAGAATTAGCTAATGATTTTTATTCAAATTTACCTATAAATGATGAAATTTTGAGAGATATACTCACTATCATAGCCTTTTCACATGATATCGGAAAATCTACACAATTTTTTCAGGAATATATCAGAGGAGATAAAAATTTAAAAAATAAAAAAGAAACTAACCATGCCCATCTTGGAGCAGTTATAGGACTTTATCTGACAGACAAATATCTAAAATCTAAAAATATAGATAATCCTTTTCTTCTTTCCCTTGCTTATATTCTCCCAAAGCGGCACCATTCAAACCTAAGAGATTTTTTAGAAGATTTAAGTATAGACGAACAAGATATCGATATTCTTCAAAAACAGATAAAATCAATAGATAAAGAAGAATTCAAGATATTCCTAAAAAATGTAAAATTACAGGATAAAAATATAATAAACTTTTCCTTTGAAGAGATAGATCTTGACCAGATAAAACAAAATCTTAGAAAAATAAAAAGATTTACAAGAAAACTAAAAAATCAAAAATCTTTAGAATATTACATAAATACAGTTCTTCTATTTTCCCTTTTGCTTGATGCAGATAAATCAGATGTAGGAATAAAAACAGACAAAAATATTCTCTTTAAGGAAATTCAAATAAATCCTAAAATCGTAGATAATTTTGTTAAAAATTTGTCCACCACAAAAACACATATAATCAACCTCAGAGAAAAAGCATACAAAGAAGTCTCAGATAAAAAAATAGATATAAACAAAAAGATTTATACTTTAACTCTTCCTACAGGATTGGGAAAAACGCTAATATCATTCAAAATAGCTTTAAAAATAGCTCAAAAAGTAAAAAAAGAAAAAAACAAAGATTTGAAAATTATTTATAGTCT of the Persephonella hydrogeniphila genome contains:
- the cas5b gene encoding type I-B CRISPR-associated protein Cas5b, translated to MKVLVFDIWGDFGHFKKFYTTSSPLTFSVPPPTAVYGMLGAILGFRKEEYLKYINGRTTKLAIQILNPVKKIRMTLNYIDTKNSNSFHLIKTRTQIKTEFLKNPAYRLFVNLNEEDLFNKLIEKVKNKESFYTLSLGLSNLIANFKFVDISEAVPIDKTEYVNSTILSKNVKNIEIQEGKRYFKEKLPLDMNTDREVLRYEDVIMELNGNKLEGSFENCYKVRNSIISFV
- a CDS encoding type II toxin-antitoxin system YafQ family toxin, whose product is MYALVFTETFQKREKEFLKKHKDLIPRYKKVLRLLELNPYHPSLRLHKLKGKFKDKYSVSITMSYRIILTFAIVEKEIVLIDIGHHDEVY
- a CDS encoding type II toxin-antitoxin system prevent-host-death family antitoxin, whose product is MVLSANDLKTKGISFVEKLIKKYNEVFITVRGKKKFVILPIEEYEKLKEAELEKIIREAEEDYEKGRYIKETAEEHFKKLGI